In the genome of Altererythrobacter sp. TH136, one region contains:
- a CDS encoding AIPR family protein, which yields MNQTTNFEAFLASWREDIIAGQPSTVELGRRFAHKIVTQWLDAPDTGMELVYCDGAGDGGVDLAILDVGPEDENEGEQGHTWYLVQSKHGSAFQGSATLIIEAQKVIDTLDGRRTNLNSLAEGLLERLTIFRSQAGPNDKIVLVFATERPLGEGERKTLDDIRVLGRQHLGGMFDVESVSVETIFMRLGDDVVDPESCFAVTLRSHAVPSGSELLVGSTTLVDLYEFLLGYRDATGDLDQIYEKNVRRFLGGRGKVNKGMQDTLRDAPERFGLYNNGITIVASDWSQEGDAIDLVDPYIVNGCQTSRTIWEVFHRRYSAGGTGVNPEIEEWKARAADGAVVTKIVKVGAAGEQLLQAITRYTNSQNAVREKDFLALSSDFRSWQVGMAESYGIYLEVQRGGWDSQRALQNANPSTHQFQKHVNAADLIKVFGAGWLGEAGTAFGKNPPFLPEGAVFKRIVAASDEGSSPFGIEDLYSAYLLQEAADAYGFGRGGQISRRQSRFLFYMVAVYLLRDVLSKTGMATDNRTTSEAMAKVLTDTSAREALLQEAIEVIDTYFTQGGDQSVFQEPSLVNTFNSDLNSFLKSEKLGKSMDFAPRLFEALALAKMGMGKSFGGQPSARQSINSALANG from the coding sequence TTGAATCAGACTACCAATTTCGAGGCATTTCTCGCATCATGGCGTGAGGACATCATTGCCGGACAGCCATCTACAGTCGAGCTCGGCCGGCGCTTTGCTCATAAAATCGTGACGCAGTGGCTTGATGCGCCAGATACAGGGATGGAGCTAGTCTACTGTGATGGAGCAGGCGACGGCGGTGTGGACCTCGCCATTCTCGACGTAGGTCCGGAAGACGAAAACGAGGGAGAGCAGGGTCATACTTGGTATCTTGTGCAGAGTAAGCACGGGAGCGCCTTTCAGGGCAGCGCCACCCTGATTATCGAGGCGCAGAAGGTGATCGACACCCTGGACGGACGGAGGACGAATTTAAACTCGCTCGCTGAGGGGCTGCTGGAGCGACTGACGATCTTCCGCTCACAAGCGGGGCCCAATGATAAAATCGTACTTGTTTTTGCAACAGAGCGCCCATTGGGTGAAGGCGAAAGGAAGACGCTAGATGACATCCGCGTGCTCGGAAGACAGCATCTTGGCGGAATGTTCGACGTGGAGTCAGTCTCTGTGGAGACTATCTTCATGCGGTTGGGCGATGACGTAGTCGACCCAGAGAGCTGCTTCGCTGTCACTCTTCGTTCCCACGCGGTTCCATCAGGCAGTGAGTTGCTCGTTGGCTCGACTACTTTGGTTGATCTTTATGAATTTCTCCTCGGATATCGCGATGCAACAGGGGACCTAGACCAGATATACGAGAAGAACGTGCGACGCTTTCTCGGAGGGCGAGGCAAGGTAAACAAAGGAATGCAAGACACTCTCCGGGACGCGCCCGAGCGGTTTGGACTTTATAACAATGGCATCACCATTGTTGCTTCTGACTGGAGCCAGGAGGGAGACGCTATAGATCTCGTCGATCCATATATCGTGAATGGGTGTCAAACCTCACGAACGATATGGGAAGTCTTTCACCGCCGTTACAGCGCTGGCGGGACTGGCGTAAATCCCGAAATCGAGGAGTGGAAGGCGCGGGCCGCTGATGGAGCTGTAGTCACCAAGATCGTCAAAGTGGGGGCCGCGGGAGAGCAGCTATTGCAGGCGATCACCCGTTACACGAACAGCCAAAACGCAGTCCGTGAAAAGGATTTCCTGGCACTCTCCAGCGACTTCCGGAGCTGGCAAGTCGGGATGGCAGAAAGCTACGGCATATACTTGGAGGTGCAACGTGGCGGCTGGGACTCTCAACGCGCACTTCAGAACGCCAATCCTTCAACCCATCAGTTTCAAAAACACGTCAATGCGGCCGATCTGATCAAGGTGTTTGGAGCAGGTTGGCTGGGCGAAGCCGGTACGGCCTTCGGCAAAAACCCACCTTTTCTTCCAGAGGGAGCTGTTTTCAAACGAATCGTTGCCGCGTCTGATGAAGGAAGTTCACCTTTCGGAATCGAGGATCTCTATTCTGCCTACCTGCTGCAGGAAGCGGCTGATGCTTACGGCTTTGGTCGGGGCGGACAGATCAGTCGCCGCCAGAGCCGCTTCTTGTTCTACATGGTCGCCGTTTACTTGTTGCGAGACGTGTTGAGTAAAACTGGCATGGCTACCGACAATAGAACTACCTCAGAAGCCATGGCCAAGGTACTCACCGACACGAGTGCGCGTGAAGCGCTGCTCCAAGAGGCTATCGAAGTGATCGATACCTACTTCACTCAGGGTGGCGACCAGAGCGTTTTTCAGGAACCCTCGCTAGTCAATACATTTAATAGTGATCTGAACTCCTTCCTCAAATCTGAGAAGCTGGGAAAGAGTATGGACTTCGCCCCGCGCTTATTCGAAGCGCTTGCGCTTGCCAAAATGGGGATGGGTAAGTCATTCGGCGGACAACCGTCCGCCCGCCAATCGATTAACTCAGCTCTCGCCAACGGATAG
- a CDS encoding alpha-ketoglutarate-dependent dioxygenase AlkB: protein MGDLFEPALIDPPFSFPKGKGYLIAPNSESNGYDLTVPNGSIFYAGNYFEPRISDRMVEYLQETDGRDWRSIDWRQIPPELIEEIRFTNIKWKQDWINFFGKRKPLPRLTSWYGDPGKSYTYSGIRSEPNEWNKGLLYVKEAIEKCAKVRFNSVLLNWYRDGQDSLSWHSDDEKELGQQPVIASANFGAERDFIIRRKDDNSQKITFPMRHGTLLVMRGELQKFWEHSVPKRKNVRGSRFNLTFRRIDPAD, encoded by the coding sequence ATGGGTGACCTTTTTGAACCTGCGTTGATCGACCCGCCGTTCTCCTTTCCCAAAGGGAAGGGGTACTTGATCGCACCGAACTCCGAGTCAAACGGCTACGATCTCACAGTGCCAAACGGCAGTATATTTTATGCTGGTAACTACTTTGAGCCTCGAATTAGCGACCGCATGGTCGAGTATCTTCAGGAGACGGATGGACGAGACTGGCGCTCTATAGACTGGCGCCAGATCCCTCCGGAGCTAATAGAAGAAATTAGATTCACTAACATCAAGTGGAAGCAGGACTGGATAAACTTCTTCGGCAAGCGCAAGCCTCTGCCCCGGCTGACCTCTTGGTATGGTGATCCTGGGAAATCTTACACCTACTCGGGGATCCGCTCAGAGCCTAACGAGTGGAACAAAGGTCTCCTCTACGTGAAGGAGGCGATAGAGAAGTGCGCCAAGGTCCGGTTTAACAGCGTTTTGCTGAACTGGTACAGGGACGGGCAGGATTCTTTGAGCTGGCACTCTGATGACGAAAAAGAGCTTGGGCAGCAACCAGTCATCGCGTCCGCTAACTTTGGTGCGGAGAGAGATTTTATCATTCGGAGGAAAGACGACAATTCACAAAAAATCACTTTTCCGATGCGCCATGGAACTCTGTTAGTCATGAGGGGCGAACTACAAAAGTTCTGGGAGCACTCAGTACCGAAGCGTAAGAATGTGCGAGGATCTCGGTTCAATCTCACGTTCCGGCGAATCGACCCGGCTGACTGA
- a CDS encoding helix-turn-helix transcriptional regulator: MLFNGVPSASMALRTVLADNLRRLRVERSLSQEDLADAAQIDRTYISALERCRYSASLDVLERLSAALGVEAHRLL, encoded by the coding sequence ATGCTCTTCAATGGGGTTCCGTCTGCGTCGATGGCGCTCCGGACGGTCCTTGCGGACAACCTCAGACGGCTTCGGGTGGAGCGTAGTCTCTCACAAGAGGATTTGGCGGACGCCGCCCAAATTGACCGAACCTACATCAGCGCGCTCGAGCGCTGCAGATATTCAGCGTCGCTGGATGTACTCGAGCGCCTCTCGGCCGCCTTGGGCGTTGAAGCCCACCGATTACTTTAG
- a CDS encoding DUF932 domain-containing protein, producing the protein MGVVSPGYYLVQHQELGDRCADILRRLDLFYERLWCELELSALGEWMHLSLFLGDDFQITPADGHPLSLRIEIFNSVEGSSRLTLLVGWFRFVCANGLVIGNTLAKIADVHDERLDLRQLEHAVTDGLKLANVDRKRLNQWSEATFAPAALPTWADGPLAAKWGKKAAARCLHICRTGYDAEFAHPFQSGLPSERELRETCAVPGSATPSTSLYDVAQALSWIATNRTNVEERLAWQSDVPPLVSELNSITRKQRVTLSMATHG; encoded by the coding sequence GTGGGTGTAGTTTCTCCGGGATACTATCTGGTCCAGCATCAGGAGCTGGGGGACCGCTGCGCCGATATTCTCAGGCGACTCGACCTGTTTTATGAACGCCTCTGGTGTGAGCTGGAGCTATCTGCCCTGGGTGAGTGGATGCATCTTAGCCTTTTCCTCGGTGATGACTTCCAGATCACTCCAGCTGATGGGCACCCCCTCAGCCTGCGTATTGAGATTTTCAACTCAGTTGAAGGGTCGAGCCGCCTCACCCTCCTCGTCGGCTGGTTCCGCTTTGTCTGCGCAAACGGATTGGTGATTGGGAACACCCTCGCGAAGATCGCGGACGTACACGACGAACGGCTGGACCTAAGACAGCTCGAACATGCCGTCACTGATGGGCTGAAGCTCGCAAATGTCGACCGCAAGCGTCTGAACCAATGGTCAGAAGCCACGTTTGCGCCGGCCGCACTGCCCACTTGGGCTGACGGGCCGCTGGCAGCAAAATGGGGGAAGAAGGCGGCCGCGCGCTGTCTCCACATCTGCCGTACCGGATATGATGCCGAGTTCGCCCACCCCTTCCAGAGTGGCTTGCCCTCCGAAAGGGAATTGCGGGAAACCTGCGCCGTGCCAGGTTCTGCAACGCCCTCGACATCACTCTACGATGTTGCGCAGGCTCTCTCATGGATCGCGACAAATCGTACCAACGTTGAAGAACGCTTGGCGTGGCAGAGCGACGTGCCACCGCTGGTTTCAGAACTCAATTCGATCACGCGCAAACAACGAGTAACCTTGAGTATGGCAACTCATGGATGA
- a CDS encoding HD domain-containing protein, whose translation MNSSNNKESLGQQFDEALVYASDAHRAQRRKGSRTPYVAHLLGVCSIALELGADQEQAIAALLHDAVEDQGGSDRLADIRLRFGEDVATIVAHCTDGEPNADRSGRENWRPRKEAYIASLSEKPQRSLLVSLADKTHNARAICDDLDNLGNVVFDRFTGEKAGTLWYYAALAEEFERLLPGIGADRLKAAVKQMHHLSEEGL comes from the coding sequence ATGAACAGCTCGAACAACAAAGAATCACTCGGACAGCAATTTGATGAGGCTCTGGTCTACGCCAGTGACGCGCACCGGGCGCAGCGTAGAAAGGGCTCACGCACTCCCTATGTGGCTCACCTTCTGGGGGTTTGCTCGATCGCACTCGAGCTTGGAGCAGACCAGGAGCAGGCGATCGCCGCCCTACTTCACGATGCCGTCGAAGATCAGGGTGGGTCCGACCGGCTAGCCGATATTCGGCTGAGGTTTGGCGAGGACGTGGCGACCATTGTCGCACATTGCACGGATGGAGAGCCGAACGCTGACCGGTCAGGTCGGGAGAATTGGCGTCCCCGGAAGGAGGCATACATTGCGTCTTTGTCGGAGAAACCGCAGCGTTCTCTTCTGGTATCACTCGCTGACAAAACGCACAACGCGAGGGCAATCTGCGACGATCTTGATAACCTTGGGAACGTGGTATTCGACCGGTTCACCGGCGAGAAGGCGGGAACCCTATGGTATTACGCTGCTCTTGCGGAGGAGTTTGAGCGCCTACTCCCCGGGATAGGAGCGGACCGACTGAAGGCTGCCGTTAAGCAAATGCACCATCTTTCAGAAGAGGGGCTCTGA
- a CDS encoding helix-turn-helix transcriptional regulator, producing the protein MTHIDPTILRAQRKKLRMSMADLAQRSGVNKTTIARIERGEMTSNRRYTVARLCAHLKLNADQLAGLVPLEVAPSVTPEQAKGQLNARVSNGTRNALALVAKRYQVSAGHIIEFAPLLFHMMASESLCHRRRNLAQLRQARDAVSALESSFGHLSGRLVDDYTADEIDRLEERSINGKDIVGRTLVDGDHAEDPLAWDYIHEDQNPFVAFLRNRLGSAQPFTDSSDTLDGWSGWRSPSYSICREEALTYFDGDEDAADALLNGVFAITELPKDLREAEDPAARTAWARSKAEAAGIAAQEAMARLEERLASLKIQL; encoded by the coding sequence ATGACCCACATCGACCCAACGATACTCCGAGCGCAGCGCAAGAAGCTCAGAATGAGCATGGCCGATCTCGCTCAGAGGTCAGGCGTGAACAAGACGACCATAGCCCGGATCGAGCGTGGCGAGATGACTAGCAATCGCCGTTACACCGTTGCCCGCCTGTGCGCCCACCTAAAGCTTAACGCGGACCAGCTCGCTGGCCTCGTCCCACTTGAGGTGGCGCCGAGCGTTACGCCTGAGCAAGCCAAAGGCCAGCTTAACGCAAGGGTTTCCAATGGAACCCGAAACGCCCTGGCCCTCGTCGCCAAGCGGTACCAGGTGAGCGCCGGCCACATCATCGAGTTCGCGCCGCTGCTGTTTCATATGATGGCCTCGGAAAGCCTCTGTCACCGGCGCCGGAACCTCGCTCAGCTGCGCCAGGCTCGCGATGCCGTCTCAGCTCTCGAGAGCAGCTTTGGGCACCTTTCTGGCCGCCTGGTGGATGACTACACGGCTGACGAGATCGATCGCCTTGAGGAGCGATCAATCAACGGGAAGGACATCGTCGGACGTACCCTCGTGGATGGCGATCATGCCGAGGATCCGCTGGCATGGGATTATATCCACGAAGATCAGAACCCGTTCGTCGCCTTCCTGCGTAACCGCCTCGGTAGCGCGCAGCCGTTCACCGATTCCTCGGACACCTTGGACGGCTGGTCAGGATGGCGGAGCCCAAGCTATTCGATCTGCCGCGAAGAGGCGTTGACCTACTTCGATGGCGACGAGGACGCGGCCGACGCCCTGTTGAACGGCGTGTTCGCGATAACCGAACTGCCAAAGGACCTGCGAGAAGCCGAGGATCCCGCAGCACGAACCGCCTGGGCGAGATCGAAAGCGGAAGCCGCGGGCATTGCCGCTCAGGAAGCCATGGCGAGGCTGGAGGAACGCCTCGCCTCTCTCAAGATTCAACTTTAG
- a CDS encoding VapE domain-containing protein, with the protein MSHRYGAGLEQWHHWTNTLPLAEHVLPVVVDPAVPISPDSNMKALGKTPSQINFRGEASGFAKWTDHRSTMKQIGKWELDERLGICMQSRDGGLRAFDIDVHGPKRSAKIVAAIEGRFPHLKFYRRSREGTGKVLLPFRLEGLLTKRVLTVNGGIIEILGDGQQWIADGAYIKDGKVDGRYLWPAGRPPTIDDVPLLTMAELDDLCALLEMLFAEGEDGWSIARERRQGTGEYTGPPRDDEIGAWLVQHWEITGDKGDGTLFVRCPWVDGHSSDSGPSETQYAPPDERFEKGHFKCLHASCQNRTDADFLEAMGFAHDMSDAPDLPAEIETAKGKEIEPAKPRYMLSKQQLKENRAYNHRLFLQDVESSGIEISWDDYTAQLVWRSKRSNSLAWLPFKDEQYQMIVEKMDSHGFVPQTAAAIRSAVNAHGVRHRVDTLIDWVGELPAWDGLPRIERFWHTYAKAADNAFTRAVGLYSWTAQAGRALAPGCQADMALILVGGQGVRKTSLVRSIAPGVKHFAEIDLTDRDDDTTRKMRGKAVAELGELRGLRGRDQDSTKAFVTRREEEWVPKYKEFPDTFQRRFIFYGTTNEDTFLADATGERRWLPFEVGAALDVEGVERDRDQLWAEAVALWRKNGIMWQEAERLAIGEHSKFKDMDPWLPTIARWLLNGDELAIAPVDRPYTWGTEDVLVGALGFKTSQLDQRLKTRAGKALKVLYCTHKKVRALGGSQGYIAYRDKIEAFLGEGEDDLFG; encoded by the coding sequence GTGTCTCACCGATATGGTGCCGGCCTCGAGCAGTGGCACCACTGGACCAACACGCTGCCGCTTGCGGAGCATGTCCTGCCCGTGGTGGTCGACCCGGCTGTGCCGATCTCGCCTGACAGCAACATGAAGGCACTGGGCAAGACGCCCAGCCAGATCAACTTCCGCGGCGAGGCGTCGGGGTTCGCGAAGTGGACCGACCACCGGTCGACCATGAAGCAGATCGGCAAGTGGGAGCTGGACGAGCGGCTGGGCATCTGCATGCAGAGCCGCGACGGCGGGCTACGCGCGTTCGACATCGACGTGCATGGCCCGAAGCGCAGCGCCAAGATCGTCGCCGCGATCGAGGGGCGTTTCCCGCACCTCAAGTTCTACCGCCGCAGCCGCGAGGGCACGGGCAAGGTGCTGCTGCCCTTCAGGCTCGAGGGGCTGCTCACGAAGCGCGTGCTGACCGTCAACGGCGGCATCATCGAGATACTCGGCGATGGCCAGCAGTGGATCGCCGACGGCGCCTACATCAAGGACGGCAAGGTCGACGGGCGCTACCTGTGGCCGGCTGGCAGGCCGCCGACGATTGACGACGTGCCGCTGCTCACGATGGCTGAGCTGGACGACCTGTGCGCCCTGCTCGAGATGCTCTTCGCAGAGGGCGAGGACGGCTGGTCGATCGCGCGCGAGCGCCGCCAAGGCACCGGTGAGTACACCGGGCCGCCGAGGGACGACGAGATCGGCGCGTGGCTGGTGCAGCACTGGGAGATCACGGGCGACAAAGGCGACGGCACGCTGTTCGTGCGCTGCCCGTGGGTCGATGGGCACAGCAGCGACAGCGGGCCGAGCGAGACGCAGTACGCGCCGCCCGACGAGCGGTTCGAGAAGGGCCACTTCAAGTGCCTGCACGCCAGCTGCCAGAACAGGACCGATGCCGACTTCCTCGAGGCAATGGGGTTCGCGCACGACATGAGCGACGCGCCTGACCTGCCGGCCGAGATCGAGACCGCGAAGGGCAAGGAGATTGAGCCTGCGAAGCCGCGATACATGCTCAGCAAGCAGCAGCTCAAGGAGAACCGGGCGTACAACCACCGGCTGTTCCTGCAGGACGTAGAGAGCAGCGGGATCGAGATCAGCTGGGACGACTACACGGCGCAGCTGGTGTGGCGCAGCAAGCGGTCCAACAGCCTCGCGTGGCTGCCGTTCAAGGACGAGCAGTACCAGATGATCGTCGAAAAGATGGATAGCCACGGTTTCGTCCCCCAGACCGCGGCCGCGATCCGCTCAGCGGTTAACGCACACGGGGTGAGGCACCGGGTCGACACCCTGATCGACTGGGTGGGCGAGCTGCCCGCGTGGGATGGTTTGCCGCGGATCGAGCGGTTCTGGCACACCTATGCCAAGGCCGCTGATAATGCGTTTACACGCGCTGTCGGGCTATACTCGTGGACCGCGCAGGCGGGCCGTGCGCTAGCCCCGGGTTGCCAAGCGGACATGGCTCTCATCCTCGTGGGCGGGCAGGGCGTGCGCAAGACGAGCTTGGTGAGGTCGATCGCGCCGGGCGTGAAGCACTTCGCCGAGATCGACCTCACCGACCGTGACGACGACACCACGCGCAAGATGCGGGGCAAGGCGGTGGCTGAGCTGGGCGAGCTGCGCGGTCTCAGGGGCCGCGATCAGGACAGCACCAAGGCGTTCGTCACCCGGCGCGAAGAGGAGTGGGTGCCGAAGTACAAGGAGTTCCCCGACACCTTCCAGCGCCGGTTCATCTTCTACGGCACCACGAACGAGGACACGTTCCTCGCCGACGCCACGGGTGAGCGACGCTGGTTGCCGTTCGAGGTGGGCGCTGCGCTCGACGTCGAGGGCGTGGAGCGGGACAGGGACCAGCTCTGGGCCGAGGCGGTGGCGTTGTGGCGCAAGAACGGGATCATGTGGCAGGAGGCCGAGCGGCTGGCGATCGGCGAGCACAGCAAGTTCAAGGACATGGACCCGTGGTTGCCTACAATCGCGCGCTGGCTGCTGAATGGTGACGAGCTGGCGATCGCCCCGGTCGACCGGCCGTACACATGGGGCACTGAGGACGTGCTGGTGGGCGCGCTGGGGTTCAAGACCAGCCAGCTCGACCAGCGGCTCAAGACCCGTGCCGGCAAGGCGCTCAAGGTGTTGTACTGCACGCACAAGAAGGTGCGCGCTCTGGGCGGTAGTCAGGGGTACATCGCCTACCGCGATAAGATCGAAGCCTTTCTCGGGGAGGGCGAAGATGACCTGTTTGGCTGA
- a CDS encoding helix-turn-helix domain-containing protein: MTSSSLKGHAMRQLEQILVSVDDACALLGGIGRTNLYARLARGELESRKLGKRRLILVASIEKLIANCED, from the coding sequence ATGACGAGTTCTTCGTTGAAAGGACATGCGATGCGCCAACTTGAACAGATCCTGGTTTCCGTGGACGACGCTTGCGCGCTTCTCGGGGGAATCGGTCGCACAAATCTCTACGCGAGACTGGCACGCGGGGAGCTCGAGAGTCGAAAGCTCGGAAAACGGCGACTCATCCTGGTCGCTTCCATTGAGAAGCTCATCGCAAATTGCGAGGACTAG
- a CDS encoding integrase arm-type DNA-binding domain-containing protein produces MALTDLQLKQATPRDKDWKLADSGGLYILIRTNGSKLWRMKYRQDGREKKLTFGRYPEVGLREARLKRDQARVEIGGGGDPARRKREEKVAALIRAGDTFESVAHEFIAKREAEGLAMATLVKMNWLAAVLNKSIGRRPIAEITPHEMLSVLKKHEGQGNYEKARRLRSFGSRVFRFGVATLRCEHDPCAPLQGALIAPKAKHYAAITDPAELGGLLRAIDKYEGNYTTRFALQIAPHVFVRPGELRHAEWDELDIAASVWRIPAGKMKSRRPHAVPLSRQVLAIIEQIRTVNGGSRFIFRSMHARGRPMSENTVNAALRRMGYSGDEMTAHGLRATASTLLNESGLWSHDAIERALAHQDHNAIRGIYHRGQHWEERVRMAQWWSDYLDQLRGTH; encoded by the coding sequence ATGGCTCTGACCGATCTGCAGCTGAAGCAGGCGACCCCGCGCGACAAGGACTGGAAGCTCGCCGACAGTGGCGGGCTGTATATCCTTATCCGGACCAACGGCTCGAAGCTGTGGCGGATGAAGTATCGCCAGGACGGGCGCGAGAAGAAACTTACCTTCGGACGCTACCCCGAGGTGGGCCTACGCGAAGCCCGGCTGAAGCGCGACCAGGCACGGGTCGAAATCGGCGGCGGCGGCGATCCGGCACGGCGCAAGCGCGAGGAGAAAGTCGCAGCGCTTATACGAGCTGGCGACACGTTTGAGTCAGTGGCGCACGAGTTTATTGCCAAGCGCGAGGCCGAAGGGCTGGCGATGGCAACCCTGGTGAAGATGAACTGGCTAGCCGCCGTGCTCAACAAATCGATCGGCCGGCGCCCCATTGCCGAAATCACCCCACATGAAATGCTCAGCGTGCTCAAGAAGCACGAAGGCCAAGGGAACTACGAAAAGGCCCGGCGGCTGCGGAGCTTTGGCTCCCGCGTATTCCGCTTCGGTGTGGCAACGCTACGCTGCGAACATGATCCCTGTGCACCGCTCCAGGGGGCGCTGATCGCCCCCAAGGCCAAGCACTACGCCGCCATCACCGACCCGGCGGAGCTCGGCGGCCTACTGCGGGCAATCGACAAGTACGAAGGCAACTACACCACTCGCTTCGCGCTCCAGATCGCGCCTCACGTGTTTGTGCGGCCGGGCGAGCTGCGGCACGCGGAATGGGACGAACTCGACATTGCAGCATCAGTATGGCGGATCCCGGCTGGCAAGATGAAATCGCGCCGCCCGCACGCGGTGCCGCTGTCGCGCCAAGTGCTCGCAATCATCGAGCAGATCCGAACGGTAAATGGTGGGTCGCGCTTCATCTTTCGATCGATGCACGCACGCGGTCGGCCGATGAGCGAGAACACAGTCAATGCAGCACTGCGGCGGATGGGATACTCAGGCGACGAGATGACCGCTCACGGTTTGCGCGCGACCGCTTCGACGTTGCTCAACGAGTCCGGCTTGTGGAGTCACGATGCGATCGAGCGCGCGCTCGCGCACCAGGACCACAATGCCATCCGCGGCATCTACCATCGCGGTCAGCACTGGGAGGAACGGGTGCGTATGGCGCAGTGGTGGAGCGACTACCTTGATCAACTGCGCGGCACGCACTGA
- a CDS encoding NAD(P)H-binding protein, giving the protein MSRRDPLYGKLVTIVGGSGFVGNHLAGALLGRGARIRVASRHPETAHHLKPLAQLGQIQAARCDATRPDSVAQAIAGADAVVNLVGTFSGDVMGTICGGARNIAQAAAAAGCEAMVHVSAIGADASSPAGYARAKAGSEAFVLDAFPQATVLRPSVLFGEDDNFVQMFARLIGALPVLPVFAPHAPLQPLFVDDAAEAVAVALGAPQTYGGKIYEIAGPESITMLDLNRRIAASQRRDRTFIPLPDGVSALFAMLPGTPMNTDQWTLLQAGNRPSGALPGIDAFGIVPRPLGLFLDRWMTRYRRHGRFNEKLVG; this is encoded by the coding sequence ATGTCACGACGCGATCCCCTGTATGGCAAACTGGTCACGATCGTCGGCGGGAGCGGCTTTGTCGGCAACCACCTGGCCGGTGCCCTGCTGGGGCGTGGCGCCCGGATTCGCGTGGCGAGCCGCCACCCGGAAACCGCCCATCACCTCAAACCTTTGGCGCAGCTCGGCCAGATTCAGGCTGCGCGCTGCGATGCGACCCGTCCTGACAGCGTTGCGCAGGCGATTGCTGGCGCGGATGCGGTGGTGAATCTGGTCGGCACGTTCTCGGGCGATGTGATGGGCACGATCTGCGGCGGCGCCCGCAACATCGCGCAGGCGGCAGCGGCGGCTGGTTGCGAGGCGATGGTTCACGTCAGCGCCATCGGGGCCGACGCGAGCTCTCCGGCCGGATACGCCCGCGCGAAAGCGGGAAGTGAGGCGTTCGTCCTGGATGCCTTTCCTCAAGCGACGGTTCTGCGGCCGAGCGTGCTGTTCGGCGAAGACGACAACTTCGTCCAGATGTTCGCGCGGCTGATCGGTGCGCTGCCAGTGCTGCCGGTCTTCGCCCCTCATGCGCCGCTGCAGCCGCTGTTCGTGGATGACGCGGCCGAGGCGGTGGCGGTGGCGCTGGGCGCGCCGCAAACCTATGGCGGCAAGATCTACGAGATCGCCGGCCCCGAGAGCATCACCATGCTCGACCTGAACCGCCGGATCGCCGCCAGCCAGAGGCGCGATCGCACCTTCATCCCGCTCCCGGACGGCGTCTCAGCGCTATTCGCCATGCTTCCGGGGACGCCAATGAACACCGACCAGTGGACGCTGCTGCAGGCTGGCAATCGCCCGTCAGGGGCGCTGCCCGGAATCGACGCCTTTGGTATCGTCCCGCGGCCGCTCGGGCTGTTTCTGGATCGCTGGATGACCCGCTATCGCAGGCACGGGCGTTTTAACGAGAAACTTGTCGGCTAA
- a CDS encoding NfeD family protein: protein MDWLTDIDAAWAWIAFGLVLAGLEMIVPGVYLIWLALAALATGALTMVFDFGVPLQIVEFVSLSLIAVFTARRIFGEQPIESSDPLMNDRLGRLVGQTGTVAQAIEHGEGRVTQGDSQWPARGPEMAAGTRVRIVGSDGGTLIVEPLTLLADEGTSPPSTSAG from the coding sequence ATGGACTGGCTGACCGATATCGATGCTGCCTGGGCGTGGATCGCCTTCGGCCTCGTCCTCGCGGGTCTCGAGATGATCGTGCCCGGCGTGTACCTGATCTGGCTCGCGCTCGCCGCGCTCGCCACCGGCGCGCTGACGATGGTGTTCGATTTCGGCGTGCCGCTGCAGATTGTCGAGTTCGTTTCCCTGTCGCTGATCGCGGTTTTCACCGCCCGGCGGATTTTCGGCGAGCAGCCGATCGAGAGCAGCGATCCCTTGATGAACGACCGGCTGGGGCGGCTCGTGGGCCAGACCGGCACCGTCGCACAGGCGATCGAGCATGGCGAAGGCCGCGTGACGCAAGGGGACAGTCAGTGGCCCGCGCGCGGCCCTGAGATGGCTGCCGGGACGCGCGTCCGGATCGTGGGATCCGATGGCGGCACACTGATCGTCGAACCGCTCACGCTGCTCGCTGATGAAGGAACGTCCCCGCCCAGCACGAGTGCGGGTTAA